The Magnolia sinica isolate HGM2019 chromosome 9, MsV1, whole genome shotgun sequence genome contains a region encoding:
- the LOC131257006 gene encoding uncharacterized protein LOC131257006, giving the protein MPETFPSCFGVGMATSNLPTTSTNSNLTTCLYQTAIGVATITWCRNIIGHGLHIDLFQFQYNNHNDIEENIHNNRNNNIASLHLHLKPWLFWKKQGSKTFNLKDANQTQINFSWDLTKARFLSSPEPESSFYVSITVDGEMVLIIGDLINEAYLKTGARKPSKNPALIMRREHMFGNKSYTTKARFNGEIHEISIESVGDRDETKLLFSINHKRVLQVKRLKWKFRGNERIDIDGMPVQVSWDVYNWIFDDAVDGHAVFMFRFEKRGIEDGGDVLIGGDCNQKGMVLWQPFGVGMKGLDEKKNKKNKNKNRSLLKTGSSSSSSSASSGSSSSVMEWASMEENEMERSGGFSLMVYAWKST; this is encoded by the coding sequence ATGCCAGAAACCTTCCCATCTTGTTTCGGTGTCGGAATGGCCACTTCCAATCTCCCCACCACTTCCACCAATTCAAATCTAACAACTTGTCTATACCAAACCGCAATCGGCGTCGCCACCATAACATGGTGTAGAAACATCATCGGCCACGGCCTCCACATCGATCTCTTCCAATTCCAATACAACAACCACAACGACATTGAAGAAAACATCCACAACAACAGAAACAACAACATTGCCTCATTACATCTACACCTAAAGCCATGGCTCTTCTGGAAGAAACAAGGTTCCAAGACATTCAACCTCAAAGACGCTAACCAAACACAAATCAACTTCTCTTGGGACCTTACAAAAGCCAGATTCCTCTCCAGCCCCGAGCCCGAATCCAGCTTCTACGTCTCAATTACAGTCGATGGAGAAATGGTATTGATCATTGGCGATTTAATCAATGAAGCTTATCTAAAGACCGGCGCTCGGAAGCCTTCCAAGAACCCAGCTCTCATCATGCGAAGAGAACACATGTTTGGAAACAAGTCATACACCACGAAAGCCCGATTCAACGGAGAGATTCATGAAATTTCAATTGAATCTGTTGGTGATAGAGACGAGACGAAGCTGTTGTTCTCCATCAATCATAAGCGGGTTCTGCAGGTGAAGAGATTGAAGTGGAAGTTCCGTGGGAATGAGAGGATCGACATCGATGGAATGCCTGTGCAAGTTTCATGGGACGTGTATAATTGGATTTTTGATGATGCAGTCGATGGGCATGCTGTCTTCATGTTTCGGTTTGAGaagagaggaattgaagatggTGGGGATGTTTTGATTGGAGGGGATTGTAATCAGAAGGGAATGGTTTTGTGGCAGCCTTTTGGGGTGGGAATGAAAGGGTTGGatgagaagaagaataagaagaacaaGAATAAGAATAGGAGCTTGTTGAAGACGGGTTCTTCATCTTCGTCGTCATCAGCATCATCAGGGAGTAGTTCTTCTGTGATGGAATGGGCTAGTATGGAGGAGAATGAGATGGAAAGATCAGGTGGTTTTTCTTTGATGGTTTATGCTTGGAAGAGTACTTAG